The DNA segment GGCTGGCGCGATTATCGTAGGCCATGGCGTATTTTGGATCGATCGCGATCGCCTGCGAGTAGTCGGCAAACGCACGATCAACGTCGTTCTTGTTGACGTAGGTGGCGCCGCGGTCGTTAAAGGCGGTGGCGAACTTCGGATTGATCTCGATGGCCTTGCTGTAGTCGGCGATCGCGTGGTCGTAATCCTTCTTGTTCAGATAGGCCGCGGCGCGGCCAAAATAGGCCATGGCGTATTTTGGATCGAGCGTGATCGCCTGCGCGTATTCCAGGATCGCGTGATCGTAATCCTTCTTGTTCTGATAGGCGGCGGCGCGGCCGAAATAGGCGAAGGCGTATTTTGGATCGAGCGCGATCGCCTGCGTGTATTCCGGGATCGCGTGATCGAAATCCTTCTTGTCCGCATAGGCGTTGCCGCGATTGTACCAGGCGATCGCGTATTTCGCGTCGAGCTCGATGGTCTTGTTGTAGTCGGCGAGCGCGCGATCGGGATCGCCTTTGTCGCGGTAGGCGATGCCGCGGTTGTTGTAGGAAACCCCGAGGTTGTGACCTTCCCACTTGCCGGACTCGATCTGGCGGGTGCAGGCGGCGACGCGCCCGTCAGGCGCGCCCGTGATCTGGTTGCACGTCTGCTGGTCTTCGTTGAAATCGGCTTGCGCGGCTGGCGCAAGGACAGCGGCGCCGGCCATGGTGAGGAGGGCGGTCCGCAACGCGACAAAAGCCTTCATGAGTTTCCCCCGGAAGAAATGTCTGTCGCCGGCCCAAATCGACCCGGCCGGCCGCTTCAATTTAGGGGCGTCGGCCTAAAATTCCGCTAATCGGGGGATACGGCGCAGGGATTGAACCTGGCCCCCGCATGCGCCGTCGAAACAGGCACCCGTGGAGAACACCGGCTAGCGTGGAGAGAATGATATGCAAGGCGATTGGCTATCGAGCGTTGTGTCGTGGTTGCCCTTCCTGGTCCTGATGGGGGTCTGGTTCTGGTTTGCGCGATCCTCGGGCATGCGGGCGCGCGGATCGTCGGGCGTGACGATGATTGATCTTTATGAGCAACAGGTCGCGAGACGCGACGCATGAACGCGTTGCTGGAGCGAATTGCCGTGACCCTGGAGAAACGCGGGTAGTTATTATGGGACCACGTCGAGCTTGACCTTTGCGGTGCCGCTTCCAACCATTCCTAGCGCATTGGCCGCGGAGTAAGAGACGTCGACGACGCGTCCGGCCACGTACGGACCGCGGTCGTTGACCCGCACCGTCACGGATCGCCCCGTCGATACGTTGGTGACCCGCAAGCGGGTGCCGAACGGCAAGGTCGGGTGAGCGGCGGTCAAATCGTGCGTATTGAACTTTTCGCCGCTCGCGGTCTGTTGCCCTTCTGTGTAGAAGCTCGCAATTCCCTGCGACGCGGTCTGGGTCGGGCTCGCATTGTGGTGCCGCGCGAACGGGGTGTGCGTTCTCGCTGTGGCGACGTGCCTGTCGGGGGAGAAGAACGCCGTTCGATCGTGTTGCCACGACGCCTGCCGGCTTTGACCGCTAAACCCGGAAGTCCGAACTGCGTTGGACTGTGCGCAGGCGGCAAGCGAAGCAGCCCCGAGAACGGCGACCAGCGACTGAAAGACCTTTCGGACGCGCGTGGAGGAGACCGGCGCGTCCGGAGGATGATTGGCTTCGACAGCGACGTCCGAATTCTCGGCGAGAATGGAAGACATGCTGAGTCTCCAACTTCCGCCCCCGGCCTGAGCCCGGACCGCAATGAGGGCAGAACGGTGGCTCGACACGGTCCGGAGCGTTATCTACCCGGCGATTTCCCCTATGGTGTGGCCATTGCACCACAAATTGCCTTAGCGATGCCGCCCTTGAGGCCCTAACGACCTGTGCCTGCTCGCGAAATACCGCGCTTTACCCCGCATAATGTTCCGGTTATGTTCCATACACGCCGGGGGGGATTATATACTTGACACCACACGCCCCCACATGTAGTTCCGCGACTGCGGAAGGCGAAAAGCCTGATGCTGGCGCGCCCGAGATTGAAGTGACCCCGGCTATGATCGAGGCTGGGCTTAGTGAAATAGAACCATTCGATTTGCAGGAGGCGTATGAAAGCCAGATCGCCTGCATTGATCTCATTTCAAGAGTGTATCGGGCGATGCGTCGATCTCAGTGAGGAGAAGCAGAAGCATCTCTTTCATTTTTGTTATTTTCTCTACTATGAGATACATCCGGCTGGACGGAAACGTCTCGCCCGTGACCTGATCCGGTTTTGATTTAGCTCGCAGAGACATCGCCAGTGGCGTTCCATCTGGTTCTATTCGTCCCCATGCGCCATGGACGATGAAGTTACGATCGTCCCTGAGCGAATCAACAGCATCCAATACGAGCAATAGCGCCTCAAGTTTGTCGTCATTTGCCAAATGACGTGGGGCGATAATGCGCAAAAGGCTTATCTTAGTTGTTGCGTCGTCTCGACCAGTTATGGCGCGGCCATCTTCGAAACTTAGGTTCAGAAAACGCCAAATAACGTCATTCAAAACGTTTTCGAGCCGGCTCCATTCGATGGTGACGCGGCCAACTAGTCTCTCATGCTGCATACTAACGCCGAACACTGGCCTATGGTCGGGTCGCAACTCCTTGAACGGAGGTTTCGGCGGTATGAATTTCTTTCGTTTCGGTTTATCCTCAGACATGCCCAACGATCCCGATCAATACGACGAGAAGGAAGCCAAAAAGCGGTTTGAGGCAGCACTACGCGCTGGCCTAAAGACGCCTCACAAGCCGCTAAAGGAAAAGCCTAAGATTAGCCAAAAGAAGAAGATGGAACGGGACCGCGCAAAACGAGATGATCGCTAATTTTTTGGACCTGACCGTAGCGGGCGAATTGACGCCGGGATATCAATGTCTGGACTGTCTACGAACTCGTAAGAGGATGATTGTGGGTCTACCGTTCGCATCTCCAAGAGCGCTCTGGGTACTGGACCGTTTAGAATATATTCCGGGAAGCCCTGTTTCGATGCTTCCGGAACGTATTGATGCTGTCGATTATCGAACCGAATTATTCGGGCTGGTCTGGAGACTTTGTCTTTTGGCAGTTCTAGCCAATGTGGAACAAGCCATAGCTTTCCGTCGTGCTTTAGAACGTCGATTGAAAACATATTTCCGTCTGTGTCGTTTCCCACGAGTGCTTGGTAAATTCGATCAGTCATAAACTCTCCCCTTGGTTGCATTTAGGGAAGCTAGCGCGTCCGCCAGTATTTGACGAATCTTGGTTTTGACTTTTTCAGCTTTGACCGCCAGCGCAGGAAGCGCCGCGCCTTCCGTTTAAAGTCAGGCTTTGTGAGGTTGACGGTACGTCAGACGTTTGCCAGCAGCACCCTTGATGGCAAGGTCTGATCGTTCCCCATCGTTGACGCCCAACGCGACACGGTGCGAGTAACGGAAATCAAATTCTGAGAGATAGCGGTGAAGGTGCTTCTCGGAGCAGTGCTGATAGATGCCCTTCATGCCGCGTTTGAAGATTGAGTAGTAGCCCTCAACAGTATTGGTGGTCACATCCCCGCGCGCGTATTCCTCGCGGCCATGATTGACGGTCTCATGGTCTACGCCGAGATCGCGGGCGATCACCTTGTAGGACGGCATTTCGTCAGTATGCAGGCGGCTTTCACGGTCGAGATTGGCGCTGATGATTGAGCCGATATCAGCAACCGAAACGCTATCGACATGGAAGCTACGGGCAGAACCGCCGCGTTCAACGAGCGTCACGACAATATTCTGAAAACCACGGCGATGCTTCGGAGCGCCGTCCTGCCGTCCGATATAGGTTTCGTCAGACTCTACGACCTTGCCAGAACCGCCCATAGGCGGCAGCAAGCCGCCAGAGCGCATGGCCTCACGGATACGATGGGCAAGGAACCACGCGGTCTTGTAGGTCACGCCAAGGGTACGGTGCAGCTGATGGGCGGAAACGCCTTTCTTGCTGGACGCCATCAGGAAGAACGCCTGTAGCCAGACGTTGAGCTTGATGTGGCTGGACTCCATGACGCTCTTGGTCGTGACGGAGAAGTCCTTGCGGCATTCCTTGATGCGGCAGCGATAGACGCCGGGCTTCTTGGTCGCGAATGACTCGCTGACCGTCCCACAATGCGGACAAACGCGCTCGCTGCCCCAGCGGAGACCTTCAAGGTACTCGCGGGCTGCTTCCGGGCTCTGGAAGTGCGGGGCGTTGAACATGGATTTGGACATGGGGACCGATCCGGGTGTTTTGATGGCCTTAGTCTACCCATGGTATTTGTGGTGTCAAGTATATAATCCCCCACGCCGGGCGTGTCAAACGGCGTGAGGCAGAGCATGGGTTCACGAGGCAAACGCGACATCAATCTGCCGGCGCCCTACCTCAAGCGGATCTGGCTCGATCCGGAGCGCATTCCCGATCGCGACGCCTATCCGTTCTGCCTGCCGTTTCTGCACGACGATTTCTCGCTGACCTTCGATCGCGCCATCACGATCATCGCCGGCGAAAATGGCGCCGGCAAATCGACGCTGCTGGAGGGACTGGCCGTCATGGCTGGCTTCGATGAAGCCGGTGGCGGGAAGGGCTACCGCACAGTCGATCATTCGCAAGCCGTGGAAGAGGGCGGCGGAGAATTGACAGTAGCGCTACGCGCAAGCTGGGTGCCAAAAGTCAGCTACGGCTGGTTTTTCCGCGCGGAAACCTTTTTCTCGGTCGCGAGATATCTGGACGCAGTCGGGAGTACGTCGGCAGATTTCCTGTCCTATTCGCACGGTGAGGGGTTCCTTCGCTTCTTCGAGGAGCGCTGCCAGCGGCAGGGCATCTTCATCTTCGACGAGCCGGAGTCGGCGCTGTCGCCCACGCGCCAAATGGAATTTCTGAAGCTGCTTTATCGCATGGACAAATCGCAGCGCTGCCAGGTGGTCATGGCGACGCATTCGCCGGTCCTGATGGCCTATCCCAACGCGACGCTGCTGGAATTCACCAAATACGGACTAGAGCCGACCACCGTCGAGCAGACCGATCACTACAAGGCGATGCAGGAGTTCTTCTACGATCCGCGGGGGTTTGTGGAAGCGGCGATTGAGGAGGTCGACCTCGAGGAACGAGAGGGCGACGCTTAGATACATTGTCCTTTATACGCAGCGCGAGATAGCACATGAATTCACGAGCAAAACGCGACATCAACCTGCCGGCGCCGTACCTCAAGCGGATATGGCTCGATCCGGAGCGCATTCCCGATCCCGAGGCCTATCCGTTCTGCCTACCGCTCCTGCATGAGAATTTCTCGCTGACCTTCGATCGCGCCATCACGATCATTGTTGGCGAAAACGGCACCGGGAAATCGACGCTGCTGGAAGGCATCGGCGTGCTCGCCGGCTATGACGAAGCTGGCGGCGGCAAGGGCTACGCGTCGGTCGATCACTCCGATGCGCTGGAGAAGATGGGCGGACATTTGTCGAAAGCGCTGCGTGCAAGCTGGCTGCCCAAGATCACCAATGGCTGGTTCTTCCGCGCCGAGAGCTTCTTCTCGGTCGCGCGCTATCTCGATCGGGCGGCCCTGGACGATCCGTTTGGTCCGCCGCCGCCCGACTTCCTGTCTCACTCCCATGGCGAAGGCTTCTTGCGCTTCTTCGAGGAGCGCTGCCAGCGCCAGGGCATCTTCATCTTCGACGAACCGGAATCCGCCTTGTCCCCCGCGCGTCAGATCGAATTCCTGAAGCTGATGCGGCGCATGGACGACAGCCGCCGCTGCCAGGTGATCATGGCAACGCATTCGCCGTTGCTGATGGCGTACCCCAACGCGACGCTGCTACAGTTCACCAAATACGGTTTGGAGCCGACGACCCTCGAACAGACCGATCATTACAAGGCGATGCAGGAGTTCTTCTACGATCCAAGAGGATTTGTGGAAGCGGCGATTGAGGAGTGAGGGAGGCTTGTCATTCCAGGGTGCGTCGAAAATGCGAACCCGGAATGATCATGCAGGATAGGCATACCGCCGCAAGCTACGTCTCGCGCTTTCGATGCGGATCGTACTTTGAGAGCACGTCCTTGAGGTAATCCCGGCTTTTCCATTCGGGGGCCGGCGGCTCGTAGCCGGGACGTGGGACAAACTGGTTCGGTGGTACCGAAGCGGAAGCACCCATCAAGTCCGGAACGTAGCGCGGGCAGTTCGGAAAGATCTCGCATGTGACGCGCACGACCACTTTCGCTCCATGATGCCGGCTGCGTGTCTCCGCGTCGTCGTGGATCGTTGCCTTGCCCCGGATGCGGGTGCGGAACGTCTTGCCGTCGAAGCGCACGAACAACAATCCGACATTCGAATTGCGATGAATATTGCCGAGCGTGCGGTACATGTTGTTGCCGTCATACTCGGGGTATTCAATCGTGTCGGGCCCGGTAATCTTGACGAAGCCGGGATCGCCTGAACGCATGGAGCAATCGACATTGTCCTGATAGCTCGTGGCGATAAAAAAGAACCGCGCTTCCTCGATGAGGGTGCGGTCCTGTTCCCAGAATTCGAAGTGGAGGCGATGCTTCTCGAGACCGTCGGCGACACGGCGGCCGTCGAAGCGGTCCTGCAGCTCGCGCATGCCGCCATGGTAGAAGGGAGCGCGTTCGATCGGTGTGGTCATGGGAGCCTCGGCGGACTGCTTGCGGCAGATCGCCAATTGATAGCAGACCGCCGCGTGCTGCGCGATGGCCGCATGCGCATTAGGATGGGATCTGGAGTCCGAGACCGCAGAGCAGACGGATCACTACAAGGCGATGCGTGAGTTCTTCGACGATCCCAGGGGATTTGTGGAAGCCGCGACTGAGGAGTGACCGGCGTTCATTCCGGGGCGCATCGAAGATGCGAACCCGGAATGACGAAAAGCTGGATTGCTTCGCTGCGCTCGCAATGAGCTGGAACTCAAGCGTCAGCAAGGTAAATATTCAGGTCCAACGCGATTTCCATATCCGTCATTTGGCGCAAAATCTCGCTGCTAAGCGTCTCGCCGGTGTCATTGTCGCAGAACCATCCAACGTAGAAACTGATCCGTCCGCCTGTCGAAGTGAGTCTTCGGAGAATAGCCCGGTGAGGCTTAAGCGAGCGCACCGCAGATTCTATTTTCTTTGATAATTCGACTTTTGACGTGGCTCCCAGGTCGATCGAGCAATAGGAGCTCTCGCGTACGCCTGCGAGACGGCGCCCCTTGGGCGTTCGCCGTTCTTCTCCCTCTTTCCAAATAATCTTCGGGCGTACGCCGAGCGTTCGACAGATAGTCGATAAATCGCGAGTTGGGTGCTTGAGGTGTAACGAGAGCTTGGTCCGCTGCGTTCCCAAGCTGCTCACTCCGCTGCTTCGCTGGCCCCGCCGCTCGCCTTCCGTGGCTTGCCGGCCTTTTCCAGCACCGGTTTTAAAAACTTGCCGGTGTAGCTGCGTGGCGCTTTCACGATGTCTTCCGGCGGACCCCAGGCGACGATTTCGCCGCCGCCGTCGCCGCCTTCGGGGCCGAGATCGATCACCCAATCCGCGGTCTTGATCACTTCGAGATTGTGCTCGATCACGACCACCGTATTTCCCTGCGCCACCAGTTCGTGCAGCACTTCGAGCAGCTTCTTCACGTCGTGGAAGTGCAGCCCCGTGGTCGGCTCGTCCAGGATGTAGAGCGTGCGGCCCGTCGCGCGCTTTGACAGCTCCTTGGCGAGCTTGACGCGCTGGGCTTCGCCGCCCGACAGCGTCGTCGCCTGCTGGCCGACATGGATGTAGTCGAGGCCGACGCGGTGCAGCGTCTTGAAGGTTTCCCGAACCCGCGGCACCGCCTTGAAGAAGTCGGCGGCTTCCTCGACCGTCATGTCGAGCACGTCGGCGATCGACTTGCCCTTGAACAGCACTTCCAGCGTTTCGCGGTTGTAGCGCTTGCCCTTGCAGACGTCGCAAGTGACGTAGACGTCCGGCAGGAAGTGCATCTCGATCTTGATGACGCCGTCGCCCTCGCAGGCCTCGCAGCGGCCGCCCTTGACGTTGAAGGAGAAGCGTCCGGGCTCGTAGCCGCGCGCTTTCGCTTCGGGGAGCCCTGCGAACCATTCGCGGATCGGCGTGAACGCGCCGGTATAGGTCGCGGGGTTGGAACGCGGGGTGCGGCCGATCGGCGACTGATCGATGTCGATGATCTTGTCGATATGCTCCAGCCCTTCGATGCGGTCGTGGGGCGCGGCGCCTTCGCTGGCATTGTTGAGCTTGCGCGCAATCGCCTTGTAGAGCGTGTCGATTAGCAGCGTCGACTTGCCGCCGCCGGAGACGCCGGTCACGCAGGTGAACAACCCCAGCGGAATTTCCGCCGAGACGTTCTTGAGGTTATTGCCGCGGGCGTTGACGACCTTGATGGTGCGGCGATGGTTCGGCGGCCGCCGCTCCGGCACGTCCACCGACAATTCGCCGGTGAGATACTTGCCGGTCAGCGATTTCGGATTGGCCATGATCTCGGCGGGCGTGCCTTGGGCGACGATATGGCCGCCATGCATGCCGGCGCCGGGGCCGATGTCGAGGACATGATCGGCCAAGCGGATCGCATCCTCGTCGTGCTCGACCACGATCACGGTATTGCCGAGATCGCGAAGCCGCTTCAGCGTATCGAGCAGCCGCGCATTGTCGCGCTGGTGCAGGCCGATCGAGGGCTCGTCGAGCACGTAGAGCACGCCGGTCAGCCCCGAGCCGATCTGCGAGGCCAGGCGAATTCGCTGGCTTTCGCCGCCGGACAGCGTGCCGGAGGAACGTGACAGCGTCAGATAATTCAGGCCGACGTCGAGCAGGAACGACAGCCGCTCGCGGATTTCCTTGAGCACGCGGGCGGCGATCTCGTTCTGCTGCGTGTTGAGCGCCTTCGGCACGGTCTCGAACCATTCGCCGGCGCGCCGCACCGACATTTCCGAGATCTCGCCGATATGCTTGCCGCCGATCTTGACACAGAGCGCTTCCGGCTTGAGGCGATGGCCGTGGCAGGCCTCGCAGGGCACGTCGGAGAAATATTTCGCCAGTTCCTCGCGCGCCCACTCGCTCTCGGTCTCGCGAAAGCGGCGGTTGATGTTGGTGATCACGCCCTCGAACGGCTTCTTGGTGTCGTAGGAACGCACGCCGTCTTCATAGGAGAACTTGATCTCGTCCTCGCCCGAGCCGTGAAGAATTGCTGCTTGCGTTTTCTTCGGCAGGTCCTTCCACTT comes from the Bradyrhizobium erythrophlei genome and includes:
- a CDS encoding tetratricopeptide repeat protein, whose translation is MKAFVALRTALLTMAGAAVLAPAAQADFNEDQQTCNQITGAPDGRVAACTRQIESGKWEGHNLGVSYNNRGIAYRDKGDPDRALADYNKTIELDAKYAIAWYNRGNAYADKKDFDHAIPEYTQAIALDPKYAFAYFGRAAAYQNKKDYDHAILEYAQAITLDPKYAMAYFGRAAAYLNKKDYDHAIADYSKAIEINPKFATAFNDRGATYVNKNDVDRAFADYSQAIAIDPKYAMAYDNRASLYQAKGDLDRAIADYSQLIALAPSISAYNDRGSVYKEKADFDRAIADYTKAIEINPKVVALYNNRALAYRYKGDFAAATADYTQALQLDPKNWSAIFSRGHLAVLTGAMPAALADLNQAADMMPKNIYPALWLEIANTRSKVNSRLSQAAAQFDMTIWPAPVVRLYLGQLTPEALFAAADNPNAEVRAARMCAANFYAGEYLLQQGKKDDAARLFKPVAAGCQKDLIHFESARSELKTLGAL
- a CDS encoding septal ring lytic transglycosylase RlpA family protein, whose protein sequence is MSSILAENSDVAVEANHPPDAPVSSTRVRKVFQSLVAVLGAASLAACAQSNAVRTSGFSGQSRQASWQHDRTAFFSPDRHVATARTHTPFARHHNASPTQTASQGIASFYTEGQQTASGEKFNTHDLTAAHPTLPFGTRLRVTNVSTGRSVTVRVNDRGPYVAGRVVDVSYSAANALGMVGSGTAKVKLDVVP
- a CDS encoding IS1595 family transposase — encoded protein: MSKSMFNAPHFQSPEAAREYLEGLRWGSERVCPHCGTVSESFATKKPGVYRCRIKECRKDFSVTTKSVMESSHIKLNVWLQAFFLMASSKKGVSAHQLHRTLGVTYKTAWFLAHRIREAMRSGGLLPPMGGSGKVVESDETYIGRQDGAPKHRRGFQNIVVTLVERGGSARSFHVDSVSVADIGSIISANLDRESRLHTDEMPSYKVIARDLGVDHETVNHGREEYARGDVTTNTVEGYYSIFKRGMKGIYQHCSEKHLHRYLSEFDFRYSHRVALGVNDGERSDLAIKGAAGKRLTYRQPHKA
- a CDS encoding AAA family ATPase, with the protein product MGSRGKRDINLPAPYLKRIWLDPERIPDRDAYPFCLPFLHDDFSLTFDRAITIIAGENGAGKSTLLEGLAVMAGFDEAGGGKGYRTVDHSQAVEEGGGELTVALRASWVPKVSYGWFFRAETFFSVARYLDAVGSTSADFLSYSHGEGFLRFFEERCQRQGIFIFDEPESALSPTRQMEFLKLLYRMDKSQRCQVVMATHSPVLMAYPNATLLEFTKYGLEPTTVEQTDHYKAMQEFFYDPRGFVEAAIEEVDLEEREGDA
- a CDS encoding AAA family ATPase, whose translation is MNSRAKRDINLPAPYLKRIWLDPERIPDPEAYPFCLPLLHENFSLTFDRAITIIVGENGTGKSTLLEGIGVLAGYDEAGGGKGYASVDHSDALEKMGGHLSKALRASWLPKITNGWFFRAESFFSVARYLDRAALDDPFGPPPPDFLSHSHGEGFLRFFEERCQRQGIFIFDEPESALSPARQIEFLKLMRRMDDSRRCQVIMATHSPLLMAYPNATLLQFTKYGLEPTTLEQTDHYKAMQEFFYDPRGFVEAAIEE
- a CDS encoding pyridoxamine 5'-phosphate oxidase family protein — protein: MTTPIERAPFYHGGMRELQDRFDGRRVADGLEKHRLHFEFWEQDRTLIEEARFFFIATSYQDNVDCSMRSGDPGFVKITGPDTIEYPEYDGNNMYRTLGNIHRNSNVGLLFVRFDGKTFRTRIRGKATIHDDAETRSRHHGAKVVVRVTCEIFPNCPRYVPDLMGASASVPPNQFVPRPGYEPPAPEWKSRDYLKDVLSKYDPHRKRET
- a CDS encoding DUF4279 domain-containing protein, with protein sequence MSSLGTQRTKLSLHLKHPTRDLSTICRTLGVRPKIIWKEGEERRTPKGRRLAGVRESSYCSIDLGATSKVELSKKIESAVRSLKPHRAILRRLTSTGGRISFYVGWFCDNDTGETLSSEILRQMTDMEIALDLNIYLADA
- the uvrA gene encoding excinuclease ABC subunit UvrA, whose amino-acid sequence is MDEVIKAKQRQQTGQSSLRAITIRGAREHNLKNIDVEIPRDRLVVFTGLSGSGKSSLAFDTIYAEGQRRYVESLSAYARQFLEMMQKPDVDQIDGLSPAISIEQKTTSKNPRSTVGTVTEIYDYMRLLWARVGVPYSPATGLPIESQIVSQMVDRVLALPEGTRLYLLAPVVRGRKGEYKKELAEYLKKGFQRVKIDGKFHELAEAPTLDKKFPHDIDVVVDRIVVRGDIGQRLAESFETALKIAEGLAVIEYADAPAAEGDDKKDDKKKVAKIHDKSGPERILFSEKFACPVSGFTIPEIEPRLFSFNNPYGACPACGGLGIEQHIDEDLVIPDKEMTLRKGAIAPWAKSSSPYYVQTLTALGKFYKFTLDTKWKDLPKKTQAAILHGSGEDEIKFSYEDGVRSYDTKKPFEGVITNINRRFRETESEWAREELAKYFSDVPCEACHGHRLKPEALCVKIGGKHIGEISEMSVRRAGEWFETVPKALNTQQNEIAARVLKEIRERLSFLLDVGLNYLTLSRSSGTLSGGESQRIRLASQIGSGLTGVLYVLDEPSIGLHQRDNARLLDTLKRLRDLGNTVIVVEHDEDAIRLADHVLDIGPGAGMHGGHIVAQGTPAEIMANPKSLTGKYLTGELSVDVPERRPPNHRRTIKVVNARGNNLKNVSAEIPLGLFTCVTGVSGGGKSTLLIDTLYKAIARKLNNASEGAAPHDRIEGLEHIDKIIDIDQSPIGRTPRSNPATYTGAFTPIREWFAGLPEAKARGYEPGRFSFNVKGGRCEACEGDGVIKIEMHFLPDVYVTCDVCKGKRYNRETLEVLFKGKSIADVLDMTVEEAADFFKAVPRVRETFKTLHRVGLDYIHVGQQATTLSGGEAQRVKLAKELSKRATGRTLYILDEPTTGLHFHDVKKLLEVLHELVAQGNTVVVIEHNLEVIKTADWVIDLGPEGGDGGGEIVAWGPPEDIVKAPRSYTGKFLKPVLEKAGKPRKASGGASEAAE